In a single window of the Debaryomyces hansenii CBS767 chromosome A complete sequence genome:
- a CDS encoding DEHA2A06336p (similar to CA1866|IPF7647 Candida albicans): MKVTMGLKFGRRRVLLYSTVFLILLGLIWIGRDVGLDGTKVIDQIQGISRSRLPTSNFATNETLVIFPRGFELRASRDLRDYYRKHMNHDKNRVFNSVTYNGPPSALTEAVKQIDYHQHDISMYDTTKDISNDFKKCESELNTKFKVDVGKAKKHDDSLARFVKKFVHQLENDDAMKELANFFKDDLKKQLEDDTVDKHWYKFAGSSVWLQQYGVHFMISRMLYSPTGNKSNPVMSLIFAQVYNEKWEEFEDIELVIPTIDPITNKKIYKNLAFPSFLPIPFYHQSSYINKRWYGPEDARILLFKNDDGLEEPLIIFNAYHRKVNKQENIEEAASKVSHEFYRSMFMGWPFRFQHGKENVDGISNAATDDKIYNKVVELRREGTKRLKVQKNWTPFVSVKDRINGGSDESIYFVYRWQSLEILKCQLTGFTHDYAKCKFEYKRKEDLSSDEPVGALRGGTEMISLNKILPSISSKLHPSKEVWVGFARAHLVRCGCGKDMYRPNLAIITREDNQFKISQLSSFFSLDMDVTGWRNPEVLCHPKDPNALIPNGISHWDVSTIKLGKKYVTEDFVTLSLSVADATVHTIQIKNLLQNILSDTSVLSYNQKSGYTDDVVECSLKASNQFCAAYGKEQVKLGKVPI; the protein is encoded by the coding sequence ATGAAAGTCACTATGGGATTGAAATTTGGCCGTAGAAGAGTGCTATTGTACTCCACTGTCTTCTTGATACTTTTAGGGTTAATATGGATAGGACGGGATGTTGGGTTAGATGGTACTAAGGTTATTGATCAAATCCAAGGGATATCTAGGTCGAGGCTACCTACATCCAATTTTGCTACTAACGAGACGTTGGTGATATTTCCCCGTGGATTCGAATTAAGAGCATCGAGGGATTTGAGAGACTATTACAGAAAACATATGAATCATGATAAAAACCGGGTGTTTAATTCTGTGACGTATAATGGGCCACCTTCAGCCTTGACGGAGGCTGTGAAGCAGATTGACTACCACCAGCATGATATCTCCATGTATGATACAACGAAggatatttcaaatgattttaaGAAATGTGAGTCTGAATTAAACACCAAGTTCAAGGTGGACGTCGGCAAGGCAAAAAAGCATGATGACTCGCTCGCAAGGTTTGTGAAGAAGTTCGTACATCAATTGGAAAACGATGATGCTATGAAAGAACTCGCGAACTTTTTCAAGGATGATTTAAAAAAGCAGCTAGAGGATGATACGGTGGATAAACACTGGTATAAGTTTGCAGGTTCGTCAGTTTGGTTGCAGCAATATGGGGTACACTTCATGATTTCGAGAATGTTGTACAGTCCCACTGGGAACAAGAGCAACCCTGTTATGAGTTTGATCTTTGCTCAAGTATACAATGAAAAATGGGAAGAATTCGAAGATATTGAGCTAGTTATTCCTACTATAGATCCAATAACCAACAAAAAAATCTATAAGAACCTAGCGTTCCCTAGTTTCTTGCCTATCCCGTTTTATCATCAATCGtcttatattaataaaagatGGTATGGACCCGAAGATGCACGTATATTACTTTTCAAAAACGATGATGGTTTAGAGGAACctttaattatatttaatgcCTACCATCGTAAAGTAAACAAGCAAGAAAACATTGAAGAAGCTGCATCCAAAGTTTCACACGAATTCTATAGATCTATGTTCATGGGATGGCCGTTTAGGTTTCAACATGGTAAAGAGAACGTTGACGGTATTTCAAATGCTGCTACTGACGACaagatatataataaagtCGTTGAGTTGAGGAGAGAAGGCACTAAGAGATTAAAAGtgcaaaaaaattggaCACCTTTCGTTAGTGTAAAGGATCGTATCAATGGTGGTTCTGATGAAAGTATCTATTTTGTTTATAGATGGCAGAGCTTAGAAATCTTGAAATGCCAGTTGACTGGTTTTACTCATGACTATGCCAAGTGCAAATTCGAGTACAAGCGAAAAGAAGATTTACTGTCGGATGAACCTGTTGGTGCCTTAAGAGGTGGTACAGAGATGATCAGTCTAAATAAGATATTACCATCTATTAGTTCAAAACTTCACCCAAGCAAAGAAGTTTGGGTTGGCTTTGCAAGGGCCCATCTCGTACGCTGTGGCTGTGGTAAGGATATGTATCGCCCAAACTTGGCAATAATTACCAGAGAAGACaaccaattcaaaatatctcAATTGAGTTCATTCTTCTCTTTAGATATGGACGTTACCGGATGGAGAAACCCAGAGGTGCTATGTCATCCTAAAGATCCAAATGCATTAATTCCAAATGGGATCTCACATTGGGATGTTTCTACAATCAAATTAGGTAAGAAGTATGTTACGGAGGACTTCGTTACATTGTCATTATCAGTGGCTGATGCGACTGTACATACTATTCAAattaagaatttattaCAGAATATTCTCTCTGATACTTCCGTACTTTCTTACAATCAAAAATCAGGTTACACTGATGATGTTGTTGAATGTTCTCTCAAAGCTTCCAACCAATTTTGTGCAGCGTACGGCAAGGAACAAGTCAAACTTGGAAAGGTTCCTATTTAG
- a CDS encoding DEHA2A06358p (similar to uniprot|Q08924 Saccharomyces cerevisiae YPL183c) has product MSSSSLSGSPNPISSVNEDLFQILQHYGPVTALKIHMNYIICGYGSILKIFKIEKDFTHQLVFNRQILDRNKIHNISVSPCGTRIILSGGRSFIVLNISDLLNTNHASSKEKAINEWITCTEFLDNNTVLILTSHNIVYKVDVSDMESNQHFEIVDRIHCNEKSILYTGSIRIIGEKTLIAAGTVMGGVIVWDLDSRQILHNLTDHEGSIFGVRIDSEGKYIISCSDDRSIKLYDFKSGRLLATGWGHGSRIWNLEFFKCKDSLKIFSTGEDCTARIWEFESGNPLLKLLDVSDCHLGKHVWSGDLDDDILQLSVTGGADGRIKLHDLTLFANSNKTSYTLETIEKEVGIKFDKNEIVKQYLELPELNLLIVLTSNGKVLSLDQKNKKWELIDLSSEEVNKFKNFGLVRGFIDINVIIICTRSGDLLVLKFDADSQKPVSKTWFLDEHLNGNKVTNFMTSYDKEGNNFYVLIDCPNPKIPFILRKFKFDNHTLVCDGIIHLEQPDQTSFTTTCMTLDSVNKILILGSRYVSFALYDLSTGADLIQLSGLFKKLSKGDTITAISIVHSQTNCIRILVTVRDGIYMYVELNKKDGSFTHQVIHKNKLSKGFVEGGFLHNNELIVYGFKSSYFYVWNETKQLEVASELCGGAHRQWELFRYKNSMSEMKFVYISKSTLNIKSFKQKFGDGSYGLINDGTHGREIRDIAISPSISPDDTSRLIMTASEDTTIRLGKLFANGEIKNYWSLNEHISGLQRINFLNDTYVGSSAANEEFFIWKLNKLDTGIPTITKYATLKTSQANPDLRIMDFDSYPFANGFVISTVYSDSNLKIWYFDCVSGKFHLIANDFYTTCCILNVNFLKFNDKIYIMIGTTDGCLSIWDISNIMNNLDTESSEVQKLGTMIIKQHLHQNGIKAVLCLPDMPNGYRVFTGGDDNSLISSTLCFEEESEELILKTNCFVEKAASSTITSLSFGGSNQIVVTSVDQIVRLWKFDDTSLTCSSARYTTIADTGCSDTTKFDDKDIIVVGGAGLSSWSF; this is encoded by the coding sequence ATGAGTTCTCTGTCTCTTAGTGGTAGTCCTAATCCCATATCATCTGTCAATGAAGACTTATTTCAGATTTTGCAACATTATGGGCCAGTAACGGCATTGAAAATTCACATGAACTATATAATATGTGGTTACGGGtcaatcttgaaaatattcaaaattgaaaaggatTTCACTCACCAATTGGTTTTCAACCGTCAAATATTAGATAGAAACAAGATTCATAATATCTCTGTAAGTCCTTGTGGTACCAGAATAATTTTGTCCGGTGGTAGATCATTTATTGTGTTGAATATCAGCGATCTCTTAAATACAAATCATGCATCGTCAAAAGAAAAGGCAATTAATGAATGGATTACATGTACCGAATTTTTAGATAACAACACGGTATTGATATTAACATCCCATAATATTGTTTATAAAGTAGACGTGTCAGACATGGAGTCAAACCaacattttgaaattgtcGATAGGATCCATTGTAACGAAAAATCTATTTTATATACTGGTTCTATACGTATTATTGGTGAAAAAACCTTAATAGCTGCGGGTACTGTAATGGGGGGTGTAATTGTTTGGGATTTAGACTCTCGTCAAATACTCCATAATTTGACTGATCACGAAGGCTCCATATTTGGAGTCAGAATTGATTCAGAAggaaaatatatcatttcATGCTCTGATGATagatcaattaaattatatgaCTTCAAAAGTGGCCGGCTCTTGGCTACTGGTTGGGGCCATGGGTCGAGAATATGGAATCTCGAGTTTTTCAAATGTAAAGATCTGTTAAAGATATTTAGTACTGGGGAGGACTGTACAGCTAGGATATGGGAATTTGAGTCGGGAAACCCACTCTTGAAACTACTTGATGTTTCTGATTGCCATTTAGGAAAACATGTCTGGTCTGGTGATTTAGATGACGATATTTTACAATTAAGTGTCACTGGAGGTGCTGATGGTAGAATAAAGCTCCATGATTTAACACTCTTTgcaaattctaataaaacaAGCTATACTTTAGAAACCATAGAAAAAGAAGTAGGTATTAAGTTTGACAAAAACGAAATCGTTAAGCAATATTTAGAATTGCCcgaattgaatttattaattgtatTGACATCCAATGGGAAGGTTTTAAGTTTGGATCAAAAGAATAAGAAGTGGGAACTCATTGATCTATCTAGTGAAGAAGTCAATAAGTTTAAGAATTTTGGATTGGTCAGAGGattcattgatattaatgtCATAATAATATGCACGAGATCTGGTGATTTGTTAGTGCTAAAGTTTGATGCTGATTCTCAAAAGCCAGTGTCAAAAACTTGGTTCCTTGACGAACATTTAAATGGTAACAAAGTGACAAATTTCATGACTTCATATGACAAAGAAGGCAATAACTTCTATGTCTTAATTGATTGTCCAAATCCTAAAATTCCTTTCATCCTTCggaaattcaaattcgatAATCATACTCTCGTGTGTGATGGCATTATTCATTTAGAACAACCTGATCAAACTAGTTTTACAACTACATGTATGACACTTGATAGtgtaaataaaatcttGATTTTAGGATCACGATATGTGAGCTTCGCTCTTTACGACTTAAGTACAGGTGCCGATTTAATACAATTAAGTGGCCTTTTCAAGAAGCTATCCAAAGGTGATACAATTACGGCTATATCAATTGTTCATTCACAAACTAATTGTATTCGTATTTTGGTAACTGTCAGAGACGGAATATATATGTATGTGGAGTTGAATAAAAAAGATGGCAGCTTCACTCATCAAGTGATTCACAAGAATAAACTCTCTAAGGGCTTTGTTGAAGGAGGGTTTCTTCATAACAATGAACTAATAGTGTACGGGTTCAAGTCTTCCTATTTTTATGTTTGGAATGAAACAAAACAATTAGAAGTTGCTAGCGAATTATGTGGTGGAGCCCATAGACAGTGGGAATTATTCAGGtataaaaattcaatgtCAGAAATGAAGTTTGTATATATAAGTAAATCAACTTTAAACATAAAAAGTTTCAAACAAAAGTTTGGCGATGGAAGCTATGGTCTAATCAACGATGGAACTCATGGAAGAGAAATTAGAGACATTGCAATATCTCCTTCTATATCCCCGGATGACACTTCTCGCTTGATAATGACTGCTTCTGAAGATACAACCATTAGATTAGgaaaattatttgctaATGGGGAAATTAAAAACTACTGGAGTTTAAACGAACATATATCGGGGTtgcaaagaataaatttcttaaatGATACATACGTCGGTAGTTCAGCTGCAAATGAAGAGTTCTTTATTTGGAAGCTAAACAAATTGGATACTGGAATTCCAACTATAACAAAATACGCAACTTTAAAAACCAGTCAAGCTAATCCAGATTTACGTATTATGGACTTTGATTCCTATCCATTTGCCAATGGTTTTGTTATTAGTACAGTTTATTctgattcaaatttgaaaatttggtATTTTGATTGTGTATCCggaaaatttcatttaattgcTAATGATTTCTACACCACTTGCTGCATACTTAATGTAAATTTCcttaaattcaatgataaGATTTACATTATGATAGGCACTACTGATGGCTGTTTGTCTATCTGGGATATATCTAATATcatgaataatttagacACCGAATCCCTGGAAGTACAAAAATTGGGCACCATGATTATCAAGCAACATTTGCATCAAAACGGTATTAAGGCAGTACTTTGCTTGCCTGATATGCCAAATGGTTACAGAGTATTTACAGGTGGTGatgataattcattgatcTCGTCAACATTGtgctttgaagaagaaagtgaaGAGTTGATTTTAAAAACTAATTGTTTCGTAGAAAAGGCTGCATCCTCGACTATCACTTCTCTTTCATTTGGTGGAAGTAATCAAATTGTTGTTACTTCCGTTGATCAAATTGTTCGTCTTTGGAAGTTCGACGACACATCGTTAACTTGTTCATCTGCAAGATATACAACCATAGCAGACACAGGTTGTAGTGATACAACTAAATTTGACGATAAAGATATCATTGTCGTTGGAGGGGCTGGTTTAAGCTCTTGGagtttttaa
- a CDS encoding DEHA2A06380p (highly similar to uniprot|P09436 Saccharomyces cerevisiae YBL076C ILS1 Cytoplasmic isoleucine-tRNA synthetase), giving the protein MSEQEASNQFFNFPREEENVIKQWEESNAFQRSLEITKDLPPFAFFDGPPFATGTPHYGHILASTVKDIIPRYATMNGHHVERRFGWDTHGLPVEHEIDKKLGITGKEDVMNMGIDKYNNECRAIVMRYADEWRKTITRLGRWIDMDNDYKTLYPEFMESVWWAFKELFKKDAVYKGLRVMPYSTGLTTPLSNFEAQQNYKEVNDPAVTIGFPLVDDENTWLVAWTTTPWTLPSNIALAVHPEFEYIKIFDEEKQKNFILLESLLSTLYKKPAAAKYKVIEKIKGKDLAGTKYTPLFPYFYESFKDRGFKVICADYVTAESGTGIVHQSPAFGEEDFNAATKAGIIDEKKQPPNPVDDNGKFTNEVSDFAGIYVKDADKLIIKKLTQDGRLLVSTQLKHSYPFCWRSDTPLLYRTVPAWFVRITNIVPDMLKNVERTRWVPSTIKEKRFSNWIANARDWNISRNRYWGTPIPLWVSDDFEEIVCVGSIDELKELSGCDDITDIHRESIDSITIPSKQGKGQLKRIEEVFDCWFESGSMPYSSNHYPFENKDKFLKAFPANFISEGLDQTRGWFYTLTVLGTYLFNTAPYQNVIVSGIVLASDGKKMSKRLKNYPDPSIVLEKYGADALRLYLINSPVLRAETLKFKEEGVREVVSSVLLPWYNSYKFFKDAADLFKKENNVNFVYDSTLKSTNVMDRWLLASIQSLIKFIHVEMSEYRLYTVVPRLLSLIDELTNWYIRFNRRRLKGYSDEGVDDTRVGLNTLTEALLTLSRAMAPFTPYLSDGIYQRLKPYFTDEELEKYCVNPNMKDTRSIHFLSYPSVKEELFDTEIEVAVSRMQKVIDLGRNIREKKTISLKTPLKELVILHSDPGYLRDVESLKGYITDELNVRNLVITSDEAKYGVEYTVVADWPVLGKKLKKDAKRVKAALPNVSSAEVQKFAESGKITVDGIDLVTEDLQVQRGLPTEKASHGQESRSQQDVLIILDVNMYPELQSEGLARELINRVQRLRKKAGLNTTDDIKVEYNLIKDTINFENVIKDHEGILVKSTKRPLEPFTSDESKVIIDEEQTINDTTFNLRLLRI; this is encoded by the coding sequence ATGAGTGAACAAGAAGCTAGTAATCAGTTTTTTAACTTTCCTAGAGAGGAAGAGAATGTTATTAAGCAATGGGAGGAATCAAATGCATTTCAAAGATCATTAGAGATTACTAAAGATCTTCCTCCATTTGCGTTCTTTGATGGACCACCATTTGCTACAGGTACGCCGCATTATGGACATATCTTAGCATCTACTGTTAAGGATATTATTCCACGTTATGCTACTATGAACGGACACCATGTTGAGAGAAGATTCGGATGGGATACGCATGGGTTACCAGTGGAACACGAAATCGACAAGAAATTGGGCATTACTGGTAAGGAAGACGTTATGAATATGGGTATTGACAAGTATAACAACGAGTGTCGTGCAATTGTTATGAGATATGCCGATGAATGGCGTAAGACTATCACCAGATTGGGTAGATGGATTGATATGGATAATGATTACAAGACTTTATACCCAGAATTTATGGAATCTGTCTGGTGGGCCTTCAAGGAGTTGTTCAAGAAGGATGCTGTGTATAAGGGTTTGAGGGTCATGCCGTACTCGACCGGATTAACCACTCCATTGTCCAATTTTGAGGCACAACAAAACTATAAGGAAGTCAACGATCCAGCAGTTACTATTGGTTTTCCATTGGTTGACGATGAAAACACTTGGTTAGTTGCATGGACTACTACGCCATGGACTTTGCCTTCGAATATTGCTTTAGCTGTTCATCCggaatttgaatatatcaaaatattcgatGAAGAAAAGCAAAAGAACTTCATCTTATTAGAATCTTTATTGTCTACATTATATAAGAAACCTGCTGCTGCAAAGTATAAggttattgaaaaaatcaagGGTAAGGATTTAGCTGGTACCAAGTATACTCCATTGTTCCCATATTTCTATGAATCGTTCAAAGATCGTGGGTTCAAAGTTATCTGTGCTGACTATGTTACTGCTGAATCAGGTACCGGTATTGTTCATCAATCCCCAGCTTttggtgaagaagatttcAACGCCGCTACAAAGGCAGGAATTATCGACGAAAAAAAGCAACCTCCAAACCCAGTTGATGACAACGGTAAATTCACTAATGAAGTAAGTGATTTCGCAGGTATATATGTTAAAGATGCTGATAAGTTAAtcatcaagaaattgacaCAAGACGGTAGACTTTTAGTTTCTACTCAATTGAAGCACTCGTACCCATTCTGCTGGAGATCTGATACaccattattatatagaaCTGTTCCAGCATGGTTCGTTCGTATCACTAATATTGTTCCTGATATGTTAAAGAATGTTGAGAGAACCAGATGGGTTCCATCGACAATTAAGGAAAAGAGATTTTCTAACTGGATTGCCAATGCTAGAGAttggaatatttcaagaaacCGTTACTGGGGTACTCCAATTCCATTGTGGGTGAGTGATGACTTCGAAGAAATCGTCTGTGTTGGCTCgattgatgaattgaaggAATTGTCTGGATGTGATGACATCACTGACATCCATCGTGAAAGCATTGATTCCATCACAATTCCTTCTAAACAAGGCAAGGGTCAATTAAAGAGAATCGAAGAAGTTTTCGATTGTTGGTTCGAATCTGGGTCTATGCCTTATTCCTCTAACCACTAtccatttgaaaataaggaTAAGTTCTTAAAGGCTTTCCCAGCAAACTTTATTTCAGAAGGGTTAGATCAGACAAGAGGTTGGTTCTACACATTAACAGTCTTAGGTACATACTTATTTAATACTGCACCATATCAAAACGTTATCGTATCTGGTATTGTCTTAGCCTCAGACGGTAAGAAAATGTCCAAGCGTTTAAAGAACTACCCTGATCCTTCTATCGTCTTAGAGAAATATGGTGCTGATGCATTAAGATTATACTTAATCAACTCTCCTGTATTAAGGGCggaaactttgaaatttaaagaagaaggtgTCAGAGAAGTTGTTTCTAGTGTTTTGTTACCTTGGTACAACTCTTACAAGTTCTTTAAAGATGCTGCTGATCTTTTTAAGAAGGAAAACAATGTGAATTTTGTTTACGACTCTACATTAAAATCAACCAACGTTATGGATAGATGGTTGTTAGCTTCTATTCAATCATTGattaaatttattcatGTCGAAATGTCTGAATACCGATTATACACTGTTGTTCCAAGATTATTATCtcttattgatgaattgacCAACTGGTATATTCGTTTCAACCGTCGTCGTCTTAAGGGTTATTCGGACGAAGGTGTCGATGATACTAGAGTTGGTCTTAACACATTAACCGAAGCTTTATTAACGTTATCTAGAGCTATGGCACCGTTCACGCCTTACTTATCTGATGGTATCTACCAAAGATTAAAGCCATATTTcactgatgaagaattagagaaGTATTGTGTCAATCCAAATATGAAGGATACAAGATCTATCCATTTCTTATCCTACCCTTCGGTAAAGGAAGAGTTATTTGATACTGAGATTGAAGTTGCTGTTTCAAGAATGCAAAAGGTTATTGATTTAGGTCGTAACATaagagaaaagaaaacTATTTCCTTAAAGACACCTTTGAAGGAATTAGTTATATTGCATTCTGACCCAGGTTATCTTAGAGATgttgaatcattaaagGGATACATTACTGACGAGTTAAATGTAAGAAACTTAGTTATTACTTCAGATGAAGCTAAATATGGTGTTGAATATACCGTTGTTGCTGACTGGCCTGTTTTAggtaaaaaattgaagaaagacGCCAAGAGAGTGAAAGCAGCGTTACCAAACGTTTCTTCTGCAGAGGTCCAAAAGTTTGCCGAATCCGGTAAGATTACCGTTGATGGAATTGATTTAGTAACTGAAGACTTACAAGTCCAACGTGGTTTGCCAACAGAAAAGGCTTCCCATGGTCAAGAATCTAGATCCCAACAAGAtgttttgattattttggaTGTTAACATGTATCCAGAATTGCAAAGTGAAGGTTTGGCCAGGGAATTAATTAACCGTGTTCAACGATTACGTAAAAAGGCAGGTTTGAACACTACTGATGATATCAAGGTTGAATAcaatttaatcaaagatactattaattttgaaaatgttaTTAAAGACCATGAAGGTATATTAGTCAAATCAACTAAAAGACCATTGGAGCCATTTACTAGCGACGAATCTAAGGTTATCATCGACGAAGAACAAACCATTAATGATACTACTTTCAATTTGAGATTATTAAGAATCTAA